Proteins encoded within one genomic window of Cellulomonas xiejunii:
- a CDS encoding amidoligase family protein produces MLDHLHREETTIETDGLTLRTGVEIELLAPVGSDRQALADVLAARSGGAVRRSFHTDSEPSAVPGVGVFRHLSPAFDVVDGRGRPLARLVDDVTIEADLAPVPGRRDLPGHRGWYRVLCDDPRLLRLVERHADPDAPLADVLRPVADLFGATVEVFPGAARVNDATGASIAVAMALPPGRERPCEVVTPPLERAHARALENLLAPARDLGFTVPHEAAVHVHVDGGPFRDPAAFANLVRLFAHWREPLWEALGTNPACRRLAPLPGALVDLVERDHPRTPEGWARLQRDAHAVGLTKYADVNLTQLVSPRPLRDTVEVRVLPGSIDGHDVVRRARVVERLLLRCLDARPVPSPGADAVHDPGRALDALAGGHREVTR; encoded by the coding sequence ATGCTGGACCACCTGCACCGCGAGGAGACGACCATCGAGACGGACGGCCTGACGCTGCGCACCGGCGTCGAGATCGAGCTGCTCGCACCCGTCGGGTCCGACCGGCAGGCCCTCGCGGACGTCCTCGCCGCCCGCAGCGGCGGTGCGGTGCGGCGGTCCTTCCACACCGACAGCGAGCCGTCGGCCGTGCCGGGCGTCGGCGTCTTCCGCCACCTGTCCCCCGCCTTCGACGTCGTCGACGGGCGCGGCCGGCCGCTGGCCCGGCTCGTCGACGACGTCACCATCGAGGCGGACCTCGCCCCGGTGCCCGGCAGGCGTGACCTGCCGGGGCACCGGGGCTGGTACCGGGTGCTGTGCGACGACCCGCGCCTCCTGCGGCTCGTCGAACGGCACGCGGACCCGGACGCGCCGCTCGCGGACGTCCTGCGACCCGTCGCCGACCTGTTCGGCGCCACGGTCGAGGTGTTCCCCGGTGCCGCGCGCGTCAACGACGCGACGGGGGCGAGCATCGCGGTGGCGATGGCCCTGCCGCCAGGACGTGAGCGCCCGTGCGAGGTCGTGACGCCGCCGCTCGAGCGGGCCCACGCCCGGGCGCTGGAGAACCTGCTGGCCCCGGCCCGCGACCTCGGGTTCACCGTGCCGCACGAGGCCGCGGTGCACGTGCACGTCGACGGCGGGCCGTTCCGGGACCCGGCGGCGTTCGCGAACCTCGTGCGGCTCTTCGCGCACTGGCGCGAGCCCCTGTGGGAGGCGCTGGGCACCAACCCCGCGTGCCGCCGGCTGGCGCCGCTGCCCGGAGCGCTCGTCGACCTCGTCGAGCGCGACCACCCGCGGACGCCCGAGGGCTGGGCGCGGCTGCAGCGCGACGCGCACGCGGTCGGGCTGACCAAGTACGCCGACGTCAACCTCACGCAGCTCGTCAGCCCGCGGCCCCTGCGCGACACGGTCGAGGTGCGGGTCCTGCCCGGCTCGATCGACGGTCACGACGTGGTCCGTCGGGCACGCGTCGTCGAGCGGCTGCTGCTGCGGTGCCTCGACGCGCGCCCCGTGCCCTCACCGGGAGCCGACGCCGTCCACGACCCGGGCCGGGCGCTCGACGCGCTCGCGGGCGGGCACCGGGAGGTGACGCGATGA